The Hemibagrus wyckioides isolate EC202008001 linkage group LG10, SWU_Hwy_1.0, whole genome shotgun sequence genome includes a window with the following:
- the pip5k1ca gene encoding phosphatidylinositol 4-phosphate 5-kinase type-1 gamma isoform X2: MEAAADGASSLAEAEDGSPLSQDEPVFGVCDNQAMDADAVKKAFITEMASSSGQPGLGKKIGHRGVDASGETTYKKTTSSALKGAIQLGIGYTVGNLSSKPERDVLMQDFYVVESIFFPSEGSNLTPAHHFPDFRFKTYAPVAFRYFRELFGIRPDDYLYSLCNEPLIELSNPGASGSVFYVTKDDEFIIKTVMHKEAEFLQKLLPGYYMNLNQNPRTLLPKFFGLYCVQSGGKNIRMVVMNNILPRVVRMHLKYDLKGSTYKRRASKKEREKAKPTFKDLDFMQDIPEGLMLDVDTYNALVKTLQRDCLVLESFKIMDYSLLLGLHNLDQAEREQNIEGSQSSSDGKRPPAQKALYTTAMESIQGASACGKDIDTEDTMGGIPAVNSKGERLLLYIGIIDILQSYRLIKKLEHTWKALVHDGDTVSVHRPSFYADRFFRFMSSTVFRKSSSLRSSPSKRGRGGLAMPKYSGPGAAWSISQLPSERDDNIYDLRGARSFPTLEDEGRSDVLPCTPPSFEDATTASIATTLSSTTSLSIPERSPSDTSEHPRYRRHTQSSQDGTTQEEDQQTITVEVELKRQDSEPTLIAPQPSPETSEDLELRAEASCSTVPASPKIVVDSDCTSQASGCPSHSSVDEDDDVPITDIYFQ, encoded by the exons ATGCTGTCAAGAAGGCTTTCATCACAGAG ATGGCATCATCCTCAGGCCAGCCAGGCCTTGGAAAAAAGATCGGGCACAGAGGAGTGGACGCTTCTGGAGAGACAACATACAAGAAG ACCACATCGTCAGCACTAAAAGGAGCCATCCAGCTTGGCATCGGCTACACAGTGGGCAATCTGAGCTCCAAGCCCGAGAGAGATGTGCTCATGCAGGACTTCTACGTAGTGGAGAGCATCttcttccccag cGAGGGAAGCAACCTGACACCAGCCCACCACTTTCCAGACTTCCGGTTCAAGACGTATGCTCCTGTGGCTTTCCGTTACTTCAGGGAGCTGTTTGGGATTCGTCCCGATGACTATCTG TACTCTCTGTGTAACGAGCCGCTGATCGAGTTGTCGAACCCAGGAGCCAGTGGTTCTGTGTTCTACGTTACCAAGGATGACGAGTTCATCATCAAGACTGTCATGCACAAGGAGGCAGAGTTCCTGCAGAAGCTTCTGCCAGGATATTACATG AACCTTAACCAGAACCCTCGAACACTGTTGCCCAAGTTTTTCGGCTTGTACTGCGTGCAGTCGGGAGGAAAGAACATCCGGATGGTGGTCATGAACAACATCCTGCCCAGGGTGGTACGCATGCACCTGAAATACGACTTGAAGGGCTCCACATACAAGCGCCGGGCCTCCAAAAAAGAGCGAGAGAAGGCAAAGCCGACATTTAAAGACCTCGACTTCATGCAGGACATTCCTGAGGGCCTGATGCTGGACGTGGACACTTACAATGCCCTTGTCAAGACTCTCCAGAGAGATTGCTTG GTGCTGGAGAGTTTTAAGATCATGGATTACAGTTTGTTGTTGGGGCTGCATAACCTCGACCAGGCTGAGAGGGAGCAGAACATTGAGGGCTCTCAGAGTAGCAGTGATGGAAAGAGACCACCGGCCCAGAAAGCCCTCTACACCACAGCCATGGAGTCCATCCAGGGAGCCTCAGCCTGCGGAAAGGACATCGACACTGAGGACAC GATGGGAGGCATCCCGGCAGTGAACAGTAAAGGAGAGCGTTTGTTGCTGTACATTGGCATCATTGACATCCTGCAGTCTTACAG gtTAATAAAGAAATTAGAACACACATGGAAAGCTCTCGTTCATGATGGG GACACAGTGTCTGTGCACCGACCTTCTTTCTATGCAGACAGATTCTTCAGATTTATGAGTAGCACAGTATTTCGGAAGAGCTCCT CCTTAAGGTCTTCTCCCTCAAAGCGTGGTCGAGGAGGCCTGGCCATGCCCAAATACTCAGGGCCTGGAGCTGCGTGGTCGATCAGCCAGCTTCCCTCTGAGAGAGACGACAACATTTATGACCTGCGAGGGGCGCGCAGCTTCCCCACACTGGAGGACGAAG gtcGCTCAGATGTGCTTCCctgcacacctccatcatttgAGGATGCCACCACTGCCTCCATTGCCACCACACTCTCCTCCACCACCTCTCTCTCCATTCCTGAACGCTCCCCCTCTGACACTTCAGAGCACCCCCGCTACAG GAGACACACCCAGTCTAGCCAAGACGGAAC GACTCAGGAGGAAGATCAGCAGACCATCACAGTAGAGGTGGAGTTGAAGAGACAAGACAGTGAGCCTACACTCATAGCACCACAACCTTCTCCAGAGACAAG TGAAGATTTGGAGCTCCGTGCAGAAGCTTCCTGTTCCACAGTTCCTGCGAGTCCTAAAATTGTGGTGGACTCGGACTGCACTAGTCAAGCCTCTGGCTGCCCCAGCCACTCCTCTGTAGACGAGGATGATGATGTGCCAATCACTGATATCTACTTT